From the genome of Oncorhynchus clarkii lewisi isolate Uvic-CL-2024 chromosome 11, UVic_Ocla_1.0, whole genome shotgun sequence, one region includes:
- the LOC139420672 gene encoding chondrolectin, whose protein sequence is MKSSKKSAEQNILRVLCGVMVMASSGQGARVVSGQTVCQGGEEHPCYKIAYFREMTSRIAFSEARKACEMDGGSLLSVESAAEQRHIEHLLQELRTSSTGAGTETAEGAGTGNGGIADGDFWIGLMRTEGEHTQENGGFASCPDLYLWTDGSVSQFRNWYFDEPSCGGEACVVMYHQPTALHGLGGAYMYQWNDDRCNMKHNFICKYEPESRLGKEQGDRPGARDPDVAVVQADEVKQSGPSEDDAPHVVIAGSSGMLLVYVIIPTIPLLLLILVASGTCCFQMFSKSKPRTKTSVNHQSTLWISKTPKTDSMEV, encoded by the exons ATGAAATCATCGAAGAAGAGCGCGGAGCAGAATATCCTGAGAGTTCTATGCGGAGTGATGGTCATGGCCTCCAGCGGTCAGGGCGCAAGAGTTGTCAGTG GTCAGACAGTGTGTCAGGGAGGGGAGGAGCATCCATGCTATAAGATCGCCTACTTCCGGGAAATGACCAGCCGGATTGCATTCAGCGAGGCCAGAAAGGCATGTGAGATGGACGGAGGGTCGTTGCTGAGTGTAGAGAGCGCTGCGGAGCAGAGACACATAGAACACCTGCTACag GAGCTTCGGACCTCCTCAACAGGAGCAGGGACAGAAACGGCGGAAGGAGCAGGTACCGGTAATGGAGGAATAGCAGACGGTGATTTCTGGATCGGGCTGATGAGGACAgaaggagaacacacacaggaaaacggCGGCTTCGCCTCctgtcctgacctctacctctggACCGATGGGAGCGTGTCCCAATTCAG GAACTGGTATTTTGACGAGCCGTCGTGCGGAGGGGAGGCGTGTGTAGTGATGTACCACCAGCCTACAGCGCTCCACGGGCTGGGCGGGGCCTACATGTACCAGTGGAATGATGACAGGTGCAACATGAAGCACAACTTCATCTGCAAGTACGAACCAG AGAGCCGTCTGGGGAAGGAGCAGGGGGACAGGCCTGGAGCTCGTGACCCAG ATGTGGCGGTGGTGCAGGCAGATGAGGTCAAACAATCCGGACCAAGTGAGGACGACGCCCCACATGTAGTCATAGCTGGATCCTCAG GTATGCTGCTGGTTTATGTAatcatccccaccatccctctgCTACTGCTCATCCTGGTGGCTTCTGGGACTTGCTGTTTCCAGATGTTTAGTAAGAG CAAACCACGGACCAAAACCAGTGTTAACCACCAATCAACGCTCTGGATCTCCAAGACACCCAAGACAGACAGCATGGAAGTATGA